The Streptococcus mitis region TGCAGTTGTGGCTTCCTTTGTCACACCTGAGCAGCATGCCTTCTTGCGAAAACTCGGTGTGGGGGATTCTAAGACTCTGACCGACCAAAAAATCCGTCAGATTGCCCCTATCCTCAAAGAAAAAATCCAGCACCAGGCACTGCTTCTCTCACCAAGCAAGTACAACGAGGTCATCGGAGACCGCTACAACGCTGTTTCGGTTAAGGTAGCCCTCCATAATCAGGCTATCTATCTCCTCCTTCAAAAAGGCATTCAGCCTGAAAAAATTGTGATTGATGCCTTTACCAGTGCTAAAAATTATGACAAGTACTTGGCACAAGAGGCCAATCGTTTCAGCAATCCTCTCAGCTTAGAAGAAAAGGCTGAGGGCAAATACTTGGCTGTCGCAGTTTCTTCTATCATTGCGCGTGACCTCTTTCTGGAAAATCTTGAAAATCTGGGACGAGAGCTGGGCTATCAACTTCCAAGTGGAGCTGGAACGGCTTCTGATAAGGTGGCTAGCCAGATTTTGCAGGCCTATGGAATGCAGGGACTCAACTTCTGCGCCAAACTGCACTTTAAAAATACTGAAAAAGCGAAAAAACGCTTAGAAAGGTAAGTTATGAATTCATTTAAACATTTCTTAAAAGAGTGGGGATTGTTCCTTCTGATTCTGTCATTACTAGCTTTAAGCCGTATCTTTTTTTGGAGTAATGTCCGCGTAGAAGGACATTCCATGGATCCAACTTTAGCGGATGGAGAAATCCTCTTTGTTGTCAAACACCTCCCTATTGACCGTTTTGATATCGTGGTTGCCCACGAGGAAGACGGTAATAAGGACATCGTCAAGCGCGTGATTGGAATGCCTGGTGATACCATCCGTTACGAAAATGATAAACTTTACATCAATGACAAAGAGACAGATGAACCTTACCTAGCTGACTATATCAAACGGTTCAAGGATGACAAACTCCAAAGCACCTACTCAGGTAAGGGTTTTGAAGGAAATAAAGGAACTTTCTTTAGAAGTATTGCTGAAAAAGCCCAAGCCTTCACAGTTGATGTCAACTATAATACCAACTTTAGCTTTACTGTCCCAGAAGGAGAATACCTTCTCCTCGGAGATGACCGCTTGGTTTCGAGCGACAGCCGCCATGTAGGTACCTTCAAAGCAAAAGATATCACAGGGGAAGCTAAATTCCGCTTCTGGCCAATCACCCGTATCGGAACATTTTAAAAAACCTAAGAGGCCGAGAATCAAGAATCTCAGCCTCTTCTTCTATCGTGAGAATATGATTATTCACTATCCAGTTTGATTAAGATAGAAACAAAGTTATACTCAATGAAAATCAAAGAGCAAACTAGGAAGCTAGCCGCAGGTTGCTCAAAACAGTGTTTTGAGGTTGCAGATGGAAGCTGACGTGGTTTGAAGAGATTTTCGAAGAGTATTAACTCTCACCTATTCATGCAAAGGAATTTTATGGAAGTTTATTTTTCAGGAACCATTGAACGGATTATTTTTGAAAATCCCAGCAATTTTTATCGCATCCTCCTCCTAGAAATCGACGATACAGACGCAGAGGATTTTGATGATTTTGAAATCATTGTCACGGGCACCATGGCTGACGTGATTGAGGGAGAAGACTATACTTTTTGGGGACAAATTGTCCAGCACTCCAAGTATGGGGAGCAACTGCAAATCAGCCGATATGAACGCGCAAAACCAACTAGCAAGGGCTTGGTCAAGTACTTTTCAAGTAGCCATTTCAAGGGAATTGGTCTCAAGACAGCTCAGAAAATCGTGGATACCTATGGCGAAAATACCATTGACGAAATTCTGCAACACCCAGAAAAGTTAGAAGGCATCGCAGGGGTATCTGCCAAAAATCGCGAGGCATTCGTCTCCACCCTCCGTCTCAACTACGGAACGGAGATGGTTTTGGCCAAACTAGCCAACTACGGCATTCCCAATAAATTAGCCTTTCAGATTCAAGACTTTTACAAGGAAGAAACCCTTGATGTAGTTGAAAATTATCCCTACCAACTGGTTGAGGATATCAAGGGTTTGGGCTTTACCATTGCTGACCAACTAGCGGAAGAACTAGGCATCGAAAGTCAGGCTCCTGAACGCTTCCGCGCCGGTCTAGTTCATAGTCTTTTTCAGGCCTGTATGGAAACAGGGGACACCTATGTTGAAGCACGGGATTTGCTAGAACAAACCCTTACTCTCCTTGAGTCTTCCCGCCCCGTGGAACTGGACCCCAGCCAAGTGGCCCAAGAGCTCTCCTACCTCATCGAAGAAGACAAGGTTCAGCAGATTGATACCAAAATCTTTGATAATAGTCTCTTTTTCGCTGAGGAAGGCATCCGCAGTCACTTGGTTCGTATCCTTGAAAAAGGAAAACAGAAGAGCCAGGATTTAGAAACCATTCAAAAACATATCACTACTGTCGAGGCAGAGCTGGGAATTGAGTATGATAGTATTCAAAAACAAGCTATCTGTGATGCTATCCAGAACAAGGTCTTTATTCTGACAGGTGGGCCTGGTACTGGTAAGACAACTGTTATCAATGGGATTATCGCTGTTTACGCCCTTTTAGAAGGACTTGACCTCAGGAAAAAAAGCAATCTGCCCATTCTTCTTGCTGCTCCAACTGGACGAGCAGCTCGCCGCATGAATGAATTGACAGGTTTACCTAGCGCGACCATACACCGTCATTTAGGAATGACAGGTGATGATGATACCAGTCATCTGGAAGATTATCTGGATGCCGACTTTATTATCGTGGATGAATTTTCTATGGTGGATACTTGGCTGGCCAACCAACTCTTCTCCAACATCTCTTCGAACAGTAAAATCCTCATCGTGGGAGATAGCGACCAGCTGCCTTCTGTCAGTCCTGGACAGGTTCTAGCGGATCTGCTTCATATTCCCTTGATTCCTCAGACTCGCTTGGAAAAAATTTACCGACAAAGCGAAGAATCAACCATCGTCACCCTAGCTAGTCAGATTCGACAGGGTATCTTGCCAGCTGATTTCACCCAGAAAAAAGCTGACCGTTCCTACTTTGAAATTGCTAGTGGTCATATTCCTGCTACGATTGAAAAGATCTTAGGCGCTGCCCTCAGAAGTGGCATCCCTGCTCGTGATATCCAAGTGCTGGCTCCCATGTACCGAGGAACTGCAGGGATTGATTCCATCAACCAACTCATGCAAGACCTCCTTAATCCACCACAAAAAGACCAAATCAGTTTTGAAGCTCCCCAGTGTCACTATCGTAAGGGCGACAAGGTCATTCATTTGGTCAACGATGCTGAAATCAATGTCTTTAATGGAGATTTAGGAGCCATCACAGACCTGATTCCTGGTAAATACACCGAGTCGAAACAAGATGAGATTGTCATTGATTTTGATGGCAATGAGGTCTCTTACCCACGTAACGAATGGTACAAGATTCGCTTGGCCTATGCCATGAGTATCCATAAATCACAGGGAAGTGAGTTCCCTGTTGTCATCCTACCTATCACTAGTGCTAGTAGGCGTATGCTGGAGCGCAATCTCATCTATACAGCCATTACACGCGCCAAAAGCAAACTTATCTTACTAGGTGAATTACAGGCCTTCGACTATGCTACCCAACATATCGGAACTGCCCGAAAAACCTATCTGGTTGAACGCTTCAGTGATTTAATTGAAAATATGGAAGAAAAGCAACCAGCTATCTCTGAAACAGTCACATCAAGTGCCTCTGAACCATCCTACATCCTAACCGAAGAAAACTGGGACAGCATCCCAGCCATGATTGGAATTACAGACGCAGACCTCAAAGAGATTTTTGGAAAATAGTGCACAAGAAAACCCACCAATTCAGGTGGGATTTTTGTTTATGAATACTCAATGAAAATCAAAGAGCAAACTAGGAAGCTAGCCGCAAGCTGTACTTGAGTACGGTAAGGCGACGCTGACGTGGTTTGAAGAGATTTTCGAAGAGTATAAGATTATTTAACTGTTGCTGTGCTTGTAATCAATTCAACAGCTTTTTTGATTGTGATGTCGTGTTTCAACATATCAGCTGAAAGCAAGCTTTGTACTTGTGCAACTTCCATGTTGTAGTCTGCCGCCAATTGCTCAACTTCTTTTTTGATTTCTTCTTCTGAAGCGTCAAATCCTTCAGCTTTGGCAACTGCTTCGATAACAAGGTTAGTCTTAGTACGTGACTCAGCTTCTCCCTCGTATTGTTTGTGAAGGTCTTCTTGAGTAGTTCCAGTGATTTGGAAGTACATGTCAGGATTGATACCTTGACGTTGCAAGTTTCCAAGGAATTCGTTTACTGAACGGTGAACTTCTTCGTGAATCATTTCTTCTGGAAGTTCTACGATTTCAGCGTTTTCTACAGCTTTATCGATTGCTGCACCTTCAACGGCATCTTTGTAAGCTTCTTCTTTAGCTGCAGCCAATTCCTTGCGGTATTTTTCTTTCAATTCAGCAAGTGTTTCAACTTCTTCGTCGATGTCTTTTGCAAGCTCATCGTCAAGAGCTGGAACTTCTTTAGCTTTTACTTCGTGGATAGTTGTCACGAATTTAGCTTCTTTACCTGCAAGGTCTTCTGCTTGGTAGTCTTCTGGGAATGTTACGATAACATCAACAGTTTCGCCAGCTGAGTGACCTACCAATTGGTCTTCGAAACCAGGGATGAATTGACCTGAACCAAGTCCAAGTGAGAAGTTTTCACCTTTTCCGCCATCAAATTCAACACCGTCGATAGAACCAACGAAGTCGATGACAACAGTGTCGCCGTTTTCAGCAGCAGCTTCTTTGATAACCAATTCAGCCAAGTTGTTGCGTTCGCGTTCGATACGCTCTTCAACGTCAGCATCAGTTACTTCTTTTTCTACATCTACTGATACTTCAAGGTTTTTGTAGTCACCCAATTTTACTTCAGGTTTTGTCACGACTTCAGCAGTGATAACCCAGTCTTGACCTTTTTCCATTGAAGTTACATCAATTTTTGGTTGAGCAACGACTTCAAGACCAGCTTCTTTTACAGCTGCTTCATAAGCATTTGGCAAAAGAGCGTTCATAACGTCTTGGTAAAGTGACTCTTCGCCAAATTTTTTGTCGAAGATAGGGCGTGGAAGGTGACCTTTACGGAAACCTGGAACATTAAGAGATTTCTTCACCGAGTTGAAGACACGGTCCAATTCTGGTTTGATTTGGTCTTGAGAGATAGTGAAAGTCAAGACACCACGGTTTGTTTCTTTGTTTTCAAATGATACAGACATTCTGTCATTTCTCCTTAAAATTTTTTAAATACAGTCTATTATAACATAAACGAGCGACTTTTTTCAAGTAATGACTGCGCTTTTCAATGATAGGGGGAGGTACGGTTTCTTCTTAGTTTTCTTTAGGATTCGAATATAATCTTATAAAAGATGTTTAATAATGGCTGATTACAGTAAAAAACGAATCGCCCACACATCCCTCATTAGGCGATTCGTTTTTCTTATTTCACAACATAAACATTGCCTGTTGAACCGTCGTATCGAACAGTTTCTCCATAAAAACCGGAAAATCCTTTTTCAATATGACCACGGAAATCATTAGGCAAAACTTTCATCTTCACGATTTCACCAGATTCATCTGCATAGCCTAAAATATGGTGATCTTTATATGATAATCCGTCCATAAACATTGTGAAATATCCAGTTACAAGTTTACCATTATGATCATTGACATCTCTTAGATAAAGTTTATTGTCATTAATTGTAAATCCAGATGATTCTAGACTAATAACTGGACTTGAGTTTTTAAGATAAAGTTCAGATCCAACTTTTTGAATAGGGAAGTGAGTAGTGAATTCTGGTAGATTCGCAACCTTACGTCCATCTGCTCCAAAGTAATACTTATTTGGTAAGTTTTGGAAATTCTTTATGACAGCTTTAGGATCAATTTCTTCCCCTGGTTTTTTATTATCAGTAATAGCATCTAAAGTATTTCGTTTTACATCGCCAATCTTTTGATAAGAAAAACGTTCAACAATAGGTTTGATATACCAGGCATTCTTTTCGATAACAACTCCATCTTTCTTATGATGAACAAGGTGATAGTCATAACCATCAGACAAAGTAACGATATCTGTAATAACTGTATCATCAAAAGGATCTTGTTCAACTTCACTTGGAAGTCTGGTTAACATATAACCATCCTTACCAATGACATAACTTTCCCCATCGCTTGCTGGAACAGCTCTATCTGCTACCATAGCACCTGATTTTTCAAAGTAAGACCATTGACCATTTGCAGTCGCCCATCCTGTTGCCATAGCGCCACTACCTTTGAGGTAATACCATGTAGATCCTTCTTTGTACCAACCTGTACGCATAGCTCCACTATCTGCTAGTGAGTACCAGGTGCTGCCTTCCTTGTACCAGCCAGTGCGCATAGCTCCACTATCTGCTAGTGAATACCAAGTATTGCCGTCTTTGAACCAGCCTGTCTGCATTTTACCAGAACCATCGAAGTGATACCAAGAACTAGCGTTTTGTACCCATTTATTTTTAGCGAGACTGCCATCTTGTGAAAGATTCCAATCAGCACCATTTTTAACCCAAGTATCTGCAGCCTGTGCTTGGTTGATAGATAAAAGTAGACCAGCACCTGCAAGCAAACCAAGTGTAAGTAGTTTAGACTTTCTCATAGCCATTTCCTCCACGAATTGAAACTGAGAGATAGAGTTAGTTTAACCATCTTTTTTATAACACTCTTAAAGAGATGAAATAAAGTCCTTAACGCTCTAGTGACCTTATTTTGATAATTTACGGAGACATACCTGTAACCTCCTTTTGGATTTTATATATCCTTTGATAAATGTTGTATTAACTATATTACTTTAGTTAATTTTGTCTTCATTTTACTCCTCTATAAAATAAATGTCAATAAAAAACATAAAAACATTGTGAAAAAAATATTTTATTGTGCTAGAGGTATTTACTCACTTCTTTGATACTAAATTAAGTCATTTCTCCAACATTATTTTATATAACTACTAAAACTCCTCATGCCCTACCAAGTGATGCTGAAAGGCATAGACTGCAGCCTGGGTACGATCGCTGACTTCAAGTTTGGCAAGAATGTTAGACACGTGGGTCTTGACCGTCTTGAGAGAGATAAAAAGTTCATCTGCGATGCGCTGATTTTCATAACCCTTAGCGATGAGTTGAAGTACATCTCGCTCACGCGCAGTCAAGTCCTCATGTAGTTCTATGTGATTGCGGTGATATTCGACCTTCTTGCTGACCTCTTGCTCAATGGCCAACTCCCCAGCAGCCACCTTACGGACAGCATGGAGCAATTCGTCTGCACTAGAAGTTTTAAGCATATAGCCACGAGCACCTGCATCTAAGACAGGCATGATTTTTTCATTGTCCAAGTAAGAAGTCACAATCAAAATCTTGGCTTCAGGCCATTCTTTGAGGATGGCTAAGGTCGCGTCAATTCCATTCATCTCAGGCATGACAATATCCATGACAATGACATCCGGACGCAATTCCAATGCCAACTCAATCCCTTGAGACCCGTTGGCAGCCTCACCCACAACTTCTACACCGTCTTGGAGGTCAAAGTAGCTTTTCAAGCCCAATCGGACCATTTCGTGGTCATCTACTAGTAAAATTTTCATCGTTACTCCTTTATCATTCCTTATCTAACAGGGGAATACGGATATCAACTGCCAGCCCTTGCTTGGGAGCTGTTAATAACTGAACCGTCCCTGCCATATCTTCAACCCGCTCCTTGATATTTCGCAGTCCATAACTCAGGTCATCTAAACTCCCCAACTGGAAACCAATCCCATTGTCCACCACCTTCAACTGCAATTCAAAATCTGTCTGATAGAGATAGACATCTAAACAAGAGGCCTGGGCATGGCGGAGGGTATTGCTGATCAATTCTTGCAGGATACGGAAGATATGCTCCTCGATTTTCTTAGGCAATTTCGTCACATTTTGCTTGAAACTAACCTTGAGATCACTCTTGTCCTCAAGCTCTTTTAAGAGGATTTGAATCCCTTCTATCAAGCTCTTCTGCTCTAGTTCAACTGGTCTCAAATGCAAGAGCAAGACCCGCAAATCCTTCTGGGCAGTTTCTAAAATAGCTGTGACACTCTGCAACTGGGTCTGCATCTTTTCTCTATCTAATTTCAAAGTCTGCTGACTGACACCTGACAAAATCATGTGAGCCGCAAACAACTCCTGACTGACTGTATCGTGCAAATCCCTAGCAATCCGCTTTCTTTCCTGCTCAATGATTTCCTCTTCCCGAGCAAGACTGTGATTTTCAGCCTTTTGAAGTGCTTCCGTCAAGAGGTTAAGTTTCCCTGACAAGGACTTGAAACTGGCGTCCAAATCTGAATCGGAAACCTGAACCACTTCTTTCCCTGCTAATAAACGCTTGAGATTAGTCTGCATTTTTCTTAGAGAAAGCTCTTCAACACCTCGCCAAAATAAGGCTAAGAGACAGGTCATAGACATGCTGAACACCAACAACAAAAAGACAAATTTTTCTGTTTTTTCGACATCATGCAAGAAAATAGTCCAGTCAAAGTCAAGGATTTCCAGCAAGCTGTGGGAGAAAAATAAGACAAAGAGGACAGAGGTGAGAGCAATCATTACATAGGCTTGTTTTTTCATCCTCTGACCACCTCAACATCTCCAATCATAGTAGTCAAGAAAATCTTGACACTCTTGTTACTCTTAAGGTAGTCTCTTGTTTCTTGATGATAGTGTTCATTGCGGAGGGCTCGCTTGGGCTGGTTGAAAAAAGTCAAATCACCATAGAGACAGTTAACGCTGAGACTGACTTCCACATCTACAGGCACAATGATTTTGGTCGTGCCTATCATCTTTCTGAGGATAATGACATTGTCATGATTGGTTAAGATGACCCTCTCCAGATGAATGGTATCCTTGCCCATGAGACGAAAGAGATTGATATCATCAAACTGGCAAGTCTGGTAGCTTGAAAAATGATGGAGATTCCCAAACCAACGATTTTTCTCCTTCTTAACCGTCACCACCTCTTCAAACACTAAATTTGTCTGCTCTTTTTCCTGATTCATCATCGGATAAAGAAGAAAGAGGCTGTATATAACCGCAACAAAAATAGCTAAAATCACAAAAGGATTGAGCATGACGATAAAAAAGAAGAGAATGGTTGCCACCACTAAAAGAAGATTATTTCCCTCTTTACCAGTGTAATAGCGAATCAAAAGCAAAAAGAGGAATAAAATCAGCAGAAAACGTGAAAAATGCTCTGACACCATCAAAATCAGAGCTCCTGTCAAAAGACAGGCTTCGATAAATAAAAAGATTTTAAATTTTCTCATAGGTTCATCCTCTCCCTTCTATTTTATCACAATTCAAAAAAGTCACCTCAGTCTGAAGATGGAAAAAAGGCGGTGGTTACGCCTTTTTCATCTGATCCTTTGCTTCTTTTAATTTTCCATAAAGAAGATAGTCTACTTTTTGCAGATCTGCTATGGTTGCACAATTAAGGGCACACATAATCAAACGCAGATCGTCTTTCCAGCCTTGGACAATGCCAATCACTTCTTCAACTGTGTAGCTTTCAATCAATTCCAGAATTGTTCGAGACAATCCCACAGCCTTGGCCCCAAAGACCAAACACTTAATCATATCCAGTGGATTGCGAACCCCTCCACTGACCAAGAGTTCGACCTTGTCTTTCCAGTCTTGGGCATTGAGAAGGGCCTGCATGGTGGACTGGCCCCATTGATTGAGGTAATCACGTTGGCCACTGCGGCGGTTTTCGATATAAGCAAAGCTGGTGCCACCACGACCTGACAGGTCAAAGGTTCGAACGCCCAGTTCATAGGCTCTCTCGATGGTCTTCACATCCATTCCAAAACCCACTTCCTTGAGGACAATCGGAACAGGGATTTGCTTGCTATAATCTGCTAGATGCGATTGCCAGCATCTGAACCTTCTTTCTCCCTCTGGCATGAGCAATTCTTGCATGACATTGACATGCACTTGCAGGAGAAGAGGACCCATCTCTTCTACAGTCCGAAATCCCAACTCGACAGACTTGTCCAATCCAATATTGGTTCCAAGAAGGAGATTTGGATGACTAGACTTAACAGAAAAAGAGTCATCTGCTGGATCTTTGAGGGCTGCGCTATAAGAACCCGTTACAAATAAAATACCACAGGCTTCCGCCACTTGAGCCAGCTTTTGATTGATTTCTCTTCCCTTATCGCTTCCACCTGTCATGGCATTGATATAAAAAGGAAAGCCCCACTTTCGACCAGCAAACTCTGTCGACAGATCGACTTCATCCAGGTCGTAAAGAGGCAAGGAAGAATGAATCAACTCCACCTCATCAAAGCTATTATAGGAACTTTTCTGCTCAAGGGCATAGCGGATGTGCTCATCCTTACGATTTGTCGTCATGTCCTATCCTTTCTTGGTATAAGAGCTCAATCCCCAGATCGGCCCAACGGTTTTTTAGGGTTTCAGTTGATTGCTCATCAAAACTCAAGGCAATACCACAGTCACCACCACCAGCACCGCTACTCTTAGCAACAGCCTGCAAATCTTGACTAGCTTCTTTCAACTGTCTAAGCGAAGGTGTGTAAATATCTGCGCTCAAGCCTTCTAAGAGCTTGCTGGCCACTTCTACTTGCTCGATAATTTTTTCTGATTTCCCCTGTTCCAAGGCTTCTACCAAAGCAGCTACCGTTTCTTTTGAGGAGCTTAAAAAATTCTGATTGATATTTTGCTTGATTTGCTGGACCATGTGACTCGATACAGCCACTTCCTTGGTCCATCCCACTAGGAAATCACATTCTAAAGTTGGTTTCACTTGTGAAATTGAAAAGCCCCAATCACGCTCTAAAACTGTCGCCAAGTTTTCTTCTTTTAGCCAAGTAGCCACCTTCTGGCGATCAAATGACTGGTAAAGAACCAATTCCTCTGCCACAATACAGGCAAGGTCCCCCATAGAACCATTATCTCCGCGCTTGAGCAAGACAGCACTGGCCAGCTTGAACAAGAGATCCTGATCAATCGAAAGATGATACAGAGCCAGCAAAGCCTTGATAACCAAGACAACGACGCTACCGCTAGAACCCAGACCAAACTTTTTCCCTTCCCTTTCCATTTTTCCTAGAATCTCCAAAGAAAATGGTCGCAAGGTCTGCCCACGATCGACGAGGAAATCTTCCACTAAAGCAATCGTTTCTTGAATCAAACTGTAGTCAGGATTTGGTGTCAAGTCCACTGCGAAATCAAACATATCTGAGTAGATACAGTATCTCTCAGAAAAGGCAATCTCAGCCTTCATATAGATGGGAATAGCCTTTATCAAGGCCAGCTGCCCGGGATCTAAAATAGCATATTCACCTGCCCAATAGAGTTTTCCGCAAGTTTTAACAGTAATCATCTTGGCTCAAATCCTTTGTTTTTGACACAATCAAGCGATAACGCTGACCGAAGATTTCTGATAAATACTCCAAGTCTTTCTCTTGACAGAGGACTTTGACATTGGGACCAGCATCCATAGTAAAGTAGCAGGATTCTCCTTGCTCACGAAGCTGGCGGACAAAGTCCATGGCTTCATAGCTTGCATCCGTCAGATAAGAAAAGGCTGGTGATGCTGTTTTGGTCGTGGCGTGCATAGCCAGGGCATTTTTCTCCGTTAACTCCCCAACCTTGGCAAAGTCATTTTCCTTGAGGTAAACCAGCATATCCTGATAATCCTTCTCAGACTGACGCACCCAGTCATCAAAGGTCGTCGAAGTTTCCACACAAAGTTTCATCCCGTCACGGCTAGAGATTGGTTTTTTCTTATCCTCTAGCACCAACATGATCATAGCTAGTTTCAAGTCTGTCTCTACAGGGTAAACTTCCCCGCTATCCTTGTCCCAAGCACCGAGTGGTCCATAAAAACTCCTAGAGGAAGATCCTGAGGCAAACTTCGCTTCCTGCGCTAACTGACTTCTATCCAAACCAAGCTTGAAATAAACATTGCAAGCTTTGACCAGGGCGGACAAACCACTAGAACTTGAGGACAAGCCCGCTGCGGTGGGCATATTGTTCTGTGTATCAATACGAACAAAGCCCTCACCATCTGGACGGTAACGGTCAATAATCTTACTCATCTTAGCATGCTCCGCCTCATTTTGTAG contains the following coding sequences:
- the mvaD gene encoding diphosphomevalonate decarboxylase — encoded protein: MDREPVTVRSYANIAIIKYWGKKKEKEMVPATSSISLTLENMYTETTLSSLPTDATADAFYINGQLQNEAEHAKMSKIIDRYRPDGEGFVRIDTQNNMPTAAGLSSSSSGLSALVKACNVYFKLGLDRSQLAQEAKFASGSSSRSFYGPLGAWDKDSGEVYPVETDLKLAMIMLVLEDKKKPISSRDGMKLCVETSTTFDDWVRQSEKDYQDMLVYLKENDFAKVGELTEKNALAMHATTKTASPAFSYLTDASYEAMDFVRQLREQGESCYFTMDAGPNVKVLCQEKDLEYLSEIFGQRYRLIVSKTKDLSQDDYC
- a CDS encoding phosphomevalonate kinase yields the protein MITVKTCGKLYWAGEYAILDPGQLALIKAIPIYMKAEIAFSERYCIYSDMFDFAVDLTPNPDYSLIQETIALVEDFLVDRGQTLRPFSLEILGKMEREGKKFGLGSSGSVVVLVIKALLALYHLSIDQDLLFKLASAVLLKRGDNGSMGDLACIVAEELVLYQSFDRQKVATWLKEENLATVLERDWGFSISQVKPTLECDFLVGWTKEVAVSSHMVQQIKQNINQNFLSSSKETVAALVEALEQGKSEKIIEQVEVASKLLEGLSADIYTPSLRQLKEASQDLQAVAKSSGAGGGDCGIALSFDEQSTETLKNRWADLGIELLYQERIGHDDKS